In a single window of the Salvelinus namaycush isolate Seneca chromosome 18, SaNama_1.0, whole genome shotgun sequence genome:
- the LOC120063198 gene encoding multivesicular body subunit 12B-like: MMPEVQEQSEALPELTSEPITGVVVVACRSKAPAEYSVVAQTTDGSDADLWKDGLFKSKVTRYLCFTRDNSQSSDVLLDMRLIDLKDTLPEGFIPIQETIDTKEPALRKKRLCIRLGLRLATETAVCDIQIQGKSKHTRPHYTCIGELNNMDILYRTGNVHPSTETAIYDSMPNTTRQIPAALPTSPYRRSTSRPDTESSGLYTISAMDDVPFTISEKFARTPEEMQRVNLMGITIKSLAEIEEEYEYNFSTEHSIGTSLPPRPTQSQY, from the exons ATGATGCCTGAGGTACAGGAACAGTCTGAGGCTCTCCCAGAGCTGACCTCAGAGCCCATCACCGGAGTTGTTGTGGTGGCGTGCCGAAGCAAGGCACCTGCTGAATACTCTGTT GTTGCACAAACAACAGATGGCTCCGACGCCGACCTGTGGAAGGACGGCTTATTCAAATCCAAGGTCACCCGCTACCTCTGTTTCACCAGAGATAAT AGCCAGTCGTCAGATGTGCTCCTTGACATGAGGTTGATTGATTTGAAGGACACTCTACCAGAGGGCTTCATACCCATCCAAGAAACAATAGACacca AGGAGCCTGCCTTGAGGAAGAAGAGGCTGTGTATTAGGCTTGGCCTACGCCTAGCCACAGAGACTGCTGTGTGTGACATCCAGATCCAGGGGAAGTCCAAGCACACCCGTCCACACTACACGTGTATTGG AGAGCTAAACAATATGGACATTTTGTATCGAACGGGAAATGTGCATCCATCCACCGAAACCGCTATCTACGACTCAATGCCCAACACCACAAG GCAAATACCTGCAGCGCTCCCCACCAGCCCCTACAGGAGGAGCACAAGCAGGCCTGACACAGAGAGCTCCGGTCTCTATACCATATCAG CAATGGATGATGTGCCCTTCACAATCTCTGAGAAATTTGCAAGAACCCCTGAAGAA ATGCAGCGAGTCAATTTAATGGGCATTACGATCAAATCCTTGGCAGAGATCGAGGAGGAA